One window of Bacteroides sp. AN502(2024) genomic DNA carries:
- a CDS encoding LTA synthase family protein translates to MKRFLNLVIYILAIHVSALLVAGLFRLVLFISSYHLLTSEALSDKTLSMLAFVHGVWFDNVIGCYILLLPLVVAVVCGVCNYYGKALFRFFTIFFSVFYGLVYLISASDIPYFAYFFKHINSSIFEWFGYAGTTAGMILGESAYYLSIGLFLLLLGGFVAWLIYLARYFHHRSLTISAPFPYWKRGGAVLIGACLIGLCIFGIRGRTGYNPIKVSAAYFCQDAFLNQLGVSPTFNLLTSVMDDMRPENKYLHLMDEQEAITKAQALLNRPGEANVSPLAVYRHPSMADSVQRHRPNVVLIMMESMSCKFMKHFGQSETLTPFLDSLYTRSISFRNFYSAGIHTNHGLYATLYSFPAMMKRNLMKGSVIPRYSGLPTVLKENGYYNLFFMTHEGQYDNMNAFFRTNGYDEVFSQENYPADKVVNSFGVQDDFLYDYAIPILNQRAATGQPFFATLLSISNHPPYVIPPFFYPKTSEPETQIVEYADWALRQFFEEARKQPWFDNTIFVLEGDHGKLVGDAECELPESYNHIPLMIYSSRIQPEEKTTFGGQVDIQPTILGLLNIDYLQNNFGVDLLKEERPCMFYTADNMVVGRNDTLLYLYNYETQQELTYHIGNGKLNAVPMDDSFLPLKEYSFSMLQSAEFLVKHGKTLNSIPFTQQ, encoded by the coding sequence ATGAAACGTTTTCTAAATCTTGTTATATATATACTTGCCATACATGTTTCGGCTTTGCTGGTCGCAGGACTGTTTCGCCTGGTACTTTTCATCTCATCTTATCATCTGTTGACCTCTGAAGCCTTGTCGGATAAGACACTTTCGATGCTTGCTTTTGTGCATGGTGTCTGGTTTGACAATGTGATAGGCTGTTACATACTTCTGTTGCCTCTGGTAGTTGCAGTGGTGTGTGGAGTTTGCAACTATTATGGGAAAGCGTTGTTCCGTTTCTTTACGATCTTTTTCAGTGTCTTTTATGGATTGGTTTATTTAATCAGTGCGTCAGACATTCCTTATTTTGCCTATTTCTTTAAACATATCAATTCTTCCATATTCGAATGGTTCGGTTATGCGGGAACTACCGCCGGAATGATATTGGGTGAAAGTGCCTATTATCTGTCCATCGGATTATTTCTTCTCCTTCTGGGCGGATTCGTAGCTTGGCTTATCTATCTGGCGCGTTATTTCCATCATCGTAGCCTTACCATTTCCGCTCCGTTTCCTTATTGGAAGCGAGGAGGGGCGGTTCTGATCGGAGCCTGTTTAATCGGACTCTGCATCTTTGGAATCCGGGGACGTACAGGGTATAATCCGATCAAAGTGAGTGCGGCATATTTCTGTCAGGACGCTTTTCTCAATCAACTGGGAGTAAGCCCTACCTTTAATCTGCTGACGAGCGTGATGGATGATATGCGGCCTGAAAATAAATACTTGCATCTGATGGATGAACAGGAAGCAATCACTAAGGCGCAGGCTCTGCTCAACCGGCCGGGGGAAGCGAATGTGTCACCGCTGGCTGTTTATAGGCATCCTTCGATGGCGGATAGCGTACAACGGCACCGTCCTAATGTTGTATTGATTATGATGGAGTCTATGTCCTGTAAGTTTATGAAGCATTTCGGGCAATCGGAGACCTTGACCCCTTTTCTGGATAGCCTGTATACCCGTTCTATCAGTTTCCGCAATTTCTATTCCGCAGGAATCCATACGAACCACGGTTTGTATGCTACCTTGTATTCTTTTCCGGCCATGATGAAACGGAACCTGATGAAAGGCTCTGTCATTCCCCGCTATTCGGGGCTGCCTACCGTATTGAAAGAAAACGGCTATTACAACCTTTTCTTTATGACGCATGAAGGGCAGTATGATAATATGAACGCTTTCTTCCGGACAAACGGCTATGATGAAGTGTTCTCACAAGAAAACTATCCGGCTGATAAGGTGGTGAATAGCTTTGGAGTGCAGGATGATTTCTTGTATGACTACGCAATTCCGATATTGAATCAGCGGGCTGCCACCGGACAACCGTTTTTTGCTACTTTACTGTCCATCAGTAATCATCCGCCGTATGTGATACCTCCCTTCTTCTATCCGAAAACAAGTGAACCGGAGACGCAGATCGTTGAGTATGCGGATTGGGCTTTGCGCCAGTTCTTTGAGGAGGCGCGTAAACAACCCTGGTTTGATAATACGATATTCGTATTGGAAGGGGATCATGGCAAATTGGTGGGAGATGCCGAATGTGAATTGCCGGAGTCTTATAACCATATTCCGCTGATGATTTACTCTAGCCGTATTCAGCCGGAAGAGAAAACTACATTTGGCGGTCAGGTAGATATACAGCCAACGATATTAGGGTTGTTGAATATTGATTATTTACAGAATAATTTTGGGGTAGACTTGCTGAAGGAAGAACGTCCCTGTATGTTCTATACTGCTGACAATATGGTGGTGGGACGTAATGATACGTTACTCTATCTTTATAATTACGAGACTCAGCAGGAACTTACTTATCATATAGGTAACGGCAAATTGAATGCTGTTCCGATGGATGATAGCTTTTTGCCTTTGAAAGAATATAGTTTTTCCATGCTCCAATCGGCGGAGTTCCTTGTGAAGCATGGAAAAACGCTTAATTCTATACCTTTCACTCAACAATAG
- a CDS encoding GtrA family protein codes for MIRISKAILEKHPDWRDKFWQFVRFGVVGTISSAIHYGVYCLVLLVANANISFTAGYAVGFVCNYFLTTFFTFRSKPSSHNAIGFGFSHLINYLLEIGLLNLFLWIGAGELLAPILVMIIVVPVNFLILHFVYIYKGRK; via the coding sequence ATGATCAGAATAAGTAAGGCTATACTTGAGAAGCATCCGGATTGGCGGGATAAGTTCTGGCAGTTCGTTCGTTTTGGAGTTGTCGGCACTATATCTTCGGCCATTCATTACGGCGTATATTGCCTAGTCTTGTTGGTTGCGAATGCCAATATCTCCTTTACGGCCGGTTATGCTGTGGGATTTGTCTGCAACTACTTCCTGACTACTTTCTTTACCTTTCGTTCCAAGCCATCCTCGCATAATGCGATTGGCTTTGGTTTTAGTCATCTGATTAATTACCTGCTTGAGATCGGTTTGCTGAATCTCTTCCTTTGGATAGGCGCGGGTGAACTGCTTGCACCGATACTGGTAATGATTATCGTGGTGCCTGTCAATTTCCTGATTCTTCATTTCGTTTATATCTATAAAGGGAGGAAATAA
- a CDS encoding glycosyltransferase, which produces MIKLAIVSPCYNEEEVLEDSAARLTALFDELVAKEKISADSFVFFVNDGSKDRTWSIIKKLHGTNPYIKGMNLARNVGHQYAIMAGMMTAKEWSDAVITIDADLQDDLNAVEEMIDAYTEGYDVVYGVKVSRQADPMLKRLSATAFYKLQHRMGVETIYNHADFRFLSRRVLEQLSHYQERNVYLRGIIPLLGFPSTTVDDVIRERTAGTSKYTVRKMFSLALDGITSFSVKPIYGIVYLGGIFVFISILIGIYVLYALISGTAEHGWASLMLSIWFVGGVVLLSIGAVGLYIGKIYKEVKRRPLYNVEEVLYDDQNK; this is translated from the coding sequence ATGATAAAATTGGCTATTGTATCCCCTTGTTATAATGAGGAGGAAGTGTTGGAAGATTCGGCCGCTCGTTTGACAGCTTTGTTTGATGAGTTGGTGGCAAAAGAAAAGATCAGTGCCGACAGCTTTGTGTTCTTTGTAAATGATGGCAGTAAAGATCGTACATGGAGCATCATTAAGAAACTGCACGGGACGAATCCTTATATAAAAGGAATGAATCTGGCACGGAACGTGGGACATCAGTATGCTATCATGGCGGGTATGATGACTGCTAAAGAGTGGAGTGATGCGGTTATTACCATTGATGCCGATTTGCAGGATGACCTGAATGCGGTTGAGGAGATGATCGATGCCTATACGGAAGGATATGATGTCGTATACGGAGTGAAAGTATCTCGTCAGGCAGACCCGATGCTGAAACGTCTTTCCGCAACAGCTTTTTATAAATTACAGCATCGGATGGGAGTAGAGACAATCTACAACCATGCGGACTTTCGTTTTCTAAGCCGGAGAGTGTTGGAACAGTTGTCTCATTATCAGGAACGCAATGTCTATCTGCGTGGTATTATCCCGTTGCTCGGCTTCCCTTCTACTACGGTAGATGATGTGATCCGGGAACGGACAGCCGGAACTTCCAAATATACAGTGAGAAAGATGTTCAGTCTGGCTTTGGACGGGATAACCTCTTTCTCGGTAAAGCCTATTTACGGAATTGTTTATCTGGGAGGTATCTTTGTTTTTATCAGTATTTTGATTGGAATCTATGTTCTTTACGCATTGATTTCGGGTACTGCGGAACATGGCTGGGCTTCTTTGATGTTATCAATCTGGTTTGTTGGCGGAGTTGTTTTATTATCCATAGGAGCTGTCGGATTGTATATTGGCAAGATTTATAAAGAGGTAAAACGTCGTCCGCTCTATAACGTGGAAGAAGTGTTGTACGATGATCAGAATAAGTAA
- a CDS encoding polysaccharide deacetylase family protein: protein MILLSFDTEEFDVPREHGVDFPLDEAMKVSVYGTNRILDCLKNNGVKATFFCTSNFAENAPEVMRRIMDEGHEVAAHGCDHWRPQASDVSRSKEILERLTGRTIQGYRQPRMFPVSDTELERVGYVYNSSLNPAFIPGRYMHLSEPRTCFMTGKLLQIPASVTPWVRFPLFWLSCHNLPMWLYQLLVNRVLKHDGYFVTYFHPWEFYPLGEYPEYKMPFIIRNHSGKGMEERLDRLIRKLKEKGYAFMTYSEFVQIKLAELNKPDEK, encoded by the coding sequence ATGATATTATTAAGTTTTGATACGGAAGAATTTGATGTACCTCGTGAGCATGGTGTAGACTTTCCGCTGGATGAAGCAATGAAAGTGTCAGTCTATGGTACGAACCGGATACTGGACTGCCTGAAAAACAACGGGGTGAAAGCTACTTTCTTTTGTACAAGTAATTTTGCAGAGAATGCGCCGGAAGTAATGCGACGCATAATGGACGAAGGGCATGAAGTTGCTGCTCATGGATGTGACCATTGGCGGCCACAGGCTTCGGATGTCAGTCGTTCCAAAGAAATTCTGGAACGTCTTACCGGCAGGACGATACAAGGCTATCGCCAGCCACGTATGTTCCCCGTATCAGATACGGAACTTGAACGGGTGGGGTATGTATATAACTCTTCATTGAATCCGGCATTTATTCCCGGGAGATATATGCATTTGTCGGAGCCGCGTACTTGCTTTATGACAGGTAAATTACTTCAAATCCCGGCTTCTGTAACTCCATGGGTCCGCTTTCCGCTGTTTTGGTTGTCTTGTCATAACCTGCCGATGTGGTTGTATCAACTCCTGGTAAACCGGGTATTGAAGCATGACGGATATTTTGTGACTTATTTCCACCCGTGGGAATTCTATCCGTTGGGTGAATATCCTGAATATAAGATGCCTTTTATTATCCGCAATCATTCCGGTAAAGGAATGGAGGAACGGTTGGATAGGCTGATCCGCAAACTGAAAGAAAAAGGATATGCTTTTATGACTTACTCGGAATTTGTACAGATAAAACTGGCTGAACTAAATAAACCGGACGAAAAATGA
- a CDS encoding ABC transporter ATP-binding protein, producing MKEFLQLMRRFVSPYKKYIGWAVLLNILSAVFNVFSFTFLIPILSILFKTEGADKVYHFMEWGSGDLADVAKNNFYYYISQMIVDNGPTMALIFLGLFLMVMTLFKTGCYFASSAVMIPLRTGVVRDIRIMVYAKVMRLPMSFFSEERKGDIIARMSGDVGEVENSITSSLDMLMKSPILIIIYFVTLVTVSWQLTLFTIVVLPGMGWLMGVVGRKLKRQSLEAQSKWSDTMSQLEETLGGLRIIKAFIAEDKMINRFTKCSNELRDATNKVAIRQAMAHPMSEFLGTILIVAVLWFGGTLILGQNASIDAPTFIFYMVILYSVINPLKDFAKAGYNIPKGLASMERVDKILKAENKIKEIPNPKPLKGLSDKIEFKDISFSYDGKREVLKHVNLTVPKGKTIALVGQSGSGKSTLVDLLPRYHDVQEGDITIDGTSIRDVRIADLRSLIGNVNQEAILFNDTFFNNIAFGVENATMEQVVEAAKIANAHDFIMEKPEGYNMNIGDRGGKLSGGQRQRISIARAILKNPPILILDEATSALDTESERLVQEALERLMKTRTTIAIAHRLSTIKNADEICVLYEGEIVERGKHEELIELNGYYKRLHDMQQL from the coding sequence ATGAAGGAATTTCTACAACTAATGCGACGTTTTGTGTCGCCTTATAAGAAGTATATCGGCTGGGCTGTTTTGCTGAATATTTTGTCTGCTGTATTCAATGTATTCTCATTTACTTTTTTGATTCCTATCTTGAGTATTCTGTTTAAAACAGAAGGAGCGGATAAAGTGTACCATTTTATGGAATGGGGTAGTGGAGATTTAGCGGATGTTGCCAAGAATAACTTCTATTATTACATATCTCAGATGATCGTGGATAATGGTCCCACTATGGCTCTTATATTCTTGGGACTGTTCCTGATGGTAATGACATTGTTTAAAACTGGTTGTTACTTTGCTTCTTCAGCCGTGATGATTCCATTGCGTACAGGAGTGGTACGTGATATTCGTATTATGGTGTATGCTAAGGTTATGCGTCTGCCGATGTCTTTCTTTTCGGAAGAAAGAAAGGGAGATATTATAGCTCGTATGAGTGGTGATGTGGGGGAAGTGGAAAATTCCATCACTAGTTCATTGGATATGTTGATGAAAAGTCCAATTCTGATTATTATATATTTTGTGACATTGGTTACGGTTAGTTGGCAGTTGACACTCTTTACTATCGTTGTATTGCCGGGAATGGGTTGGCTGATGGGAGTAGTCGGAAGAAAACTGAAACGCCAATCATTGGAGGCGCAGTCGAAATGGAGTGATACGATGTCGCAATTGGAAGAAACACTGGGAGGCTTGCGCATCATCAAGGCTTTTATTGCGGAAGATAAAATGATTAACCGCTTCACCAAATGTAGCAACGAGCTCCGGGATGCGACAAACAAGGTTGCCATACGTCAGGCTATGGCTCATCCGATGAGTGAGTTTTTAGGAACAATCCTGATTGTAGCTGTATTGTGGTTTGGAGGTACATTGATTTTGGGACAGAATGCAAGCATCGATGCTCCTACATTCATCTTCTATATGGTTATCTTATATAGTGTAATCAATCCGTTGAAAGACTTTGCAAAAGCTGGATACAACATTCCGAAAGGTTTGGCTTCCATGGAACGTGTTGATAAAATCCTGAAGGCAGAGAATAAGATTAAGGAAATTCCGAATCCGAAACCGTTGAAAGGTCTGTCTGATAAAATAGAATTTAAAGATATCTCTTTCAGCTATGATGGTAAGAGAGAGGTGCTGAAACATGTAAACCTGACAGTTCCTAAAGGGAAGACGATTGCACTGGTTGGACAATCGGGATCCGGTAAATCTACATTAGTCGATTTATTGCCGCGTTATCACGATGTGCAGGAGGGTGATATTACCATTGACGGAACAAGTATTCGTGATGTACGTATTGCAGATTTGCGCAGTTTGATTGGTAATGTAAACCAAGAGGCTATTCTGTTTAATGATACATTCTTCAATAACATTGCTTTTGGTGTGGAGAATGCGACAATGGAACAAGTTGTAGAAGCGGCAAAGATAGCCAATGCGCATGATTTCATCATGGAGAAACCGGAAGGATATAATATGAATATCGGTGACCGTGGTGGAAAATTGTCCGGTGGCCAGCGCCAGCGTATCAGTATCGCGCGTGCTATTCTGAAGAATCCTCCGATTCTGATTCTTGATGAGGCTACTTCTGCTTTGGATACCGAATCAGAACGTCTTGTGCAGGAAGCGTTGGAACGTTTGATGAAAACACGTACGACGATTGCTATTGCCCACCGTCTTTCTACAATTAAGAATGCAGATGAAATCTGTGTGCTGTATGAGGGTGAGATTGTGGAACGTGGTAAGCATGAAGAACTTATTGAGTTAAACGGTTACTATAAACGTCTGCATGATATGCAGCAGTTGTAA
- a CDS encoding site-specific integrase — translation MRSTFKVLFYVNGSKEKDGIVPIMGRITINGSVAQFSCKRTIPKTLWDAKGNRIKGKSKEAIETNYALENIKAQIIKHYQRISDREAFVSAEMVRNAFQGIGTEYEMLMRAFDKEVADFSKRVGKDRSDRTYRKYKTVRNHVAAFLMSHYRRKDISMNELTEEFIRDFALYLSNEAGLSQSSIWIYLMPLKHLVTTAHYNGKIARNPFAQFHVSPNIREREFLTDDELNIVINHRFTKPHLSLARDIFVFSCLTGISFIDIKNLTTENIVEIGGNKWIVAKRQKTGIPYQIRLLDIPLMIIEKYKTLKGDNRLLPIGCNSVINRNLKLIMKECGIEKHISFHAGRHSFAVCALSNGMPIESVSRILGHTNITTTQIYAKITDAKLDRDIASFADKISGKISYVQ, via the coding sequence ATGAGATCAACATTCAAGGTGCTGTTCTACGTGAACGGCAGTAAGGAGAAAGACGGCATAGTGCCGATTATGGGACGCATCACCATCAACGGGTCGGTGGCGCAGTTCAGTTGTAAACGAACCATTCCGAAAACACTTTGGGATGCCAAAGGGAACAGGATCAAAGGAAAGAGCAAGGAGGCTATCGAGACCAACTACGCGCTTGAGAACATCAAGGCGCAGATCATCAAGCATTACCAGCGGATTTCCGACCGTGAGGCGTTTGTTTCGGCAGAGATGGTGCGCAACGCCTTTCAGGGAATCGGCACGGAATATGAGATGCTGATGCGTGCTTTTGACAAGGAGGTTGCAGACTTCTCCAAACGTGTGGGCAAAGACCGTTCAGACCGGACGTACCGCAAATACAAGACAGTCCGCAACCATGTGGCCGCGTTCCTTATGTCGCATTACAGGCGGAAGGATATTTCCATGAACGAGCTGACAGAGGAATTCATCAGGGACTTCGCCCTTTACCTGAGCAATGAGGCGGGATTGTCGCAGTCTTCCATCTGGATTTACCTGATGCCGCTGAAACATCTTGTGACAACGGCTCATTACAATGGAAAGATCGCCCGTAACCCGTTTGCGCAGTTCCATGTAAGTCCGAACATACGGGAGCGCGAGTTCCTGACCGATGATGAGCTGAACATCGTCATCAACCACAGGTTCACGAAACCCCACCTCTCGCTTGCCCGGGACATCTTCGTGTTCAGCTGCCTGACTGGAATCTCGTTCATAGACATAAAGAATCTGACCACGGAGAATATCGTGGAAATCGGTGGCAACAAATGGATTGTAGCCAAGCGGCAAAAGACCGGTATCCCTTATCAGATACGGCTTCTGGACATCCCCCTGATGATAATCGAGAAATACAAGACCCTGAAAGGGGATAACCGTCTGCTTCCGATAGGCTGTAATTCCGTCATCAACCGAAACCTGAAGCTGATTATGAAAGAGTGCGGCATTGAGAAGCATATCTCATTTCACGCCGGTCGTCATTCCTTTGCCGTATGTGCTTTGAGCAACGGTATGCCGATAGAAAGCGTGAGCCGTATTCTCGGGCATACGAATATAACCACCACGCAGATTTATGCAAAGATTACAGATGCAAAACTTGACAGGGATATCGCATCATTTGCGGACAAGATAAGCGGGAAAATTTCTTATGTGCAGTAA
- a CDS encoding helix-turn-helix domain-containing protein, translated as MNELITKNSEWIIHFMSNIDRLLDSFEHLTANYRPTLGGERFFTDKEVSARLKVSRRTLQDYRNEGRIPYIQLGGKILYRESDIERMLSDSYRPAYRLTGT; from the coding sequence ATGAACGAACTGATTACCAAGAACAGCGAGTGGATAATCCACTTCATGAGCAACATTGACCGCCTGTTGGACAGCTTCGAGCACCTGACAGCCAACTACCGCCCGACTTTGGGCGGAGAACGTTTCTTTACCGACAAGGAGGTGTCGGCACGCTTGAAAGTGAGCCGCCGGACGCTTCAGGACTACCGTAATGAGGGGCGGATACCCTATATCCAGTTGGGCGGCAAAATCCTTTACCGGGAATCCGACATCGAGCGTATGCTGTCGGACAGCTACCGCCCCGCTTACCGATTGACAGGCACCTGA
- a CDS encoding helix-turn-helix domain-containing protein, with protein MEIVSIEKKTFEELVAKFDRFVRRMDAICHRHGEKTMGKWMDNQDVCQMLNISPRTLQTLCDNGTLAYSQINHKTYYRPEDVQRIVSIVEDRRKEAKFKGRTI; from the coding sequence ATGGAAATCGTATCTATTGAAAAAAAGACCTTTGAGGAGCTGGTCGCCAAGTTCGACCGTTTCGTCCGCCGCATGGATGCCATCTGCCATCGGCATGGAGAAAAAACGATGGGCAAGTGGATGGACAATCAGGACGTGTGCCAGATGCTCAACATCAGCCCGCGCACGTTGCAGACCCTGTGCGACAACGGCACGCTGGCTTATTCGCAGATAAACCACAAGACCTATTACCGCCCCGAAGATGTGCAACGTATCGTGTCAATAGTCGAGGACAGGCGGAAGGAAGCCAAGTTCAAAGGCAGGACTATATGA
- a CDS encoding DUF3408 domain-containing protein yields MKREPNISEQEAREIVERMGRRESYSPKSMDDFYRNIGLDPAELEQPVKTVKEEAETAMANKPSDGVTEEAAVPQKRISGKQRRLSLEEYRTTYLQVPKIINRKPVFVSETVRDELDRVVRYLGGKGMSASGLIENLVRLHLDAYRNDIEQWRKL; encoded by the coding sequence ATGAAAAGAGAACCAAACATCAGTGAGCAGGAAGCTCGTGAAATCGTGGAAAGAATGGGACGCAGGGAATCCTACAGCCCCAAGTCGATGGATGACTTCTACAGGAACATCGGTCTGGATCCGGCTGAACTGGAACAGCCCGTCAAGACCGTCAAGGAAGAAGCGGAGACCGCTATGGCGAATAAACCGTCAGATGGGGTGACAGAGGAAGCGGCAGTGCCGCAGAAACGCATCAGCGGCAAACAACGCAGGCTGTCGCTGGAAGAGTACCGCACGACCTATCTCCAAGTCCCGAAGATTATCAACCGCAAGCCCGTGTTCGTTAGTGAGACAGTGCGTGACGAGCTGGACAGGGTTGTCCGCTACCTCGGAGGAAAGGGCATGAGCGCATCGGGGCTAATCGAAAACCTTGTCCGCCTGCACCTCGACGCCTACCGGAATGACATAGAGCAGTGGCGCAAACTCTGA
- the mobA gene encoding conjugal transfer protein MobA has product MKKKSKYGRNPKLDPKTHCVMVRFDDVEWNKFLAMYEESQVYAKAVFLKAHFFGQKFKVLKVDKTLVDYCTKLSDFHAQFRAIGTNYNQVVKELRCHFSEKKAMALLYKLEQCTIDLVRVSREIVELSREMQTKWEQRVE; this is encoded by the coding sequence ATGAAAAAGAAGAGCAAGTACGGGAGAAATCCCAAGTTGGACCCGAAGACGCACTGCGTGATGGTGCGCTTCGATGATGTGGAATGGAACAAGTTTCTCGCGATGTACGAGGAATCACAGGTGTATGCGAAAGCCGTCTTTCTCAAGGCGCATTTCTTCGGGCAGAAGTTCAAGGTGCTGAAGGTGGACAAGACACTGGTGGATTACTGCACTAAGCTGTCCGACTTCCATGCTCAGTTCCGCGCCATCGGCACAAACTACAACCAAGTCGTGAAGGAATTGCGTTGCCACTTTTCGGAGAAGAAGGCAATGGCGTTGCTCTACAAGTTGGAGCAATGCACCATCGACCTTGTGAGGGTAAGCCGGGAAATCGTGGAACTTTCAAGGGAGATGCAGACTAAGTGGGAACAAAGAGTAGAATAA
- a CDS encoding helix-turn-helix transcriptional regulator, whose amino-acid sequence MQINKGGLIRRQVLDGCLSSNGNYTLLALMDKCNEALREHGLKTVSSENTIRTDLQQIQEQYPEASVISIRNGRNIFYRYKNKDFSIYKKPLTDTEILGLTQALSTLSRFEGMPGFEWLEKLIERFKPIINIDTSVGHVVSFDENIDLKGREYFSILLQSIVSRQVLLIRYFSYRTQHEFTAIIHPYYLKQYNNRWFLFGLNDERREISNLAFDRIREITPIPKTYITNESVDFFEFFDNMIGVSRSIGDTPQEVRLFVSQSQLPYILSKPLHGTQRIVEKNQFGAIISIKVILNYELEQMILGFGETVKVLSPNSLVHKICERLHSASAFYQ is encoded by the coding sequence ATGCAGATAAATAAAGGCGGTTTAATCCGCAGACAGGTTTTGGACGGTTGCTTAAGCAGCAATGGCAACTACACGTTGCTCGCCTTGATGGATAAATGCAATGAGGCTTTACGCGAACATGGACTTAAAACTGTAAGTTCCGAGAATACCATTCGCACCGATTTACAGCAGATACAAGAACAATACCCGGAGGCGAGTGTGATTTCTATCCGCAATGGTCGCAACATATTTTACAGATATAAAAACAAGGACTTCTCCATATACAAGAAGCCTCTTACAGATACCGAAATTCTCGGCCTGACCCAAGCTCTTTCTACTCTCAGCCGTTTTGAGGGGATGCCCGGTTTTGAGTGGCTTGAAAAACTCATAGAACGCTTCAAACCAATAATAAATATTGATACTTCCGTAGGACACGTTGTAAGCTTCGATGAGAATATAGACCTTAAAGGACGTGAATACTTCTCTATTCTTCTTCAATCAATCGTGTCCCGACAGGTGTTGCTTATACGCTATTTTAGTTATCGGACACAACATGAATTTACAGCTATTATCCACCCCTATTACTTGAAGCAGTATAATAATCGTTGGTTCTTGTTTGGCCTGAATGATGAACGGCGCGAAATCTCAAACCTTGCGTTCGACCGTATTCGGGAAATAACTCCTATCCCCAAGACATATATAACTAATGAATCGGTTGACTTCTTCGAGTTTTTCGATAATATGATAGGTGTATCTCGTTCCATTGGCGATACACCGCAGGAAGTGCGGTTATTTGTCTCGCAATCCCAACTTCCTTATATTCTTTCAAAACCGCTTCATGGTACACAACGCATAGTCGAAAAAAATCAATTTGGCGCAATTATCTCTATCAAGGTAATTCTGAACTATGAATTGGAGCAAATGATTTTAGGTTTTGGAGAAACAGTAAAAGTCTTATCTCCAAACAGTTTAGTTCATAAAATCTGTGAACGTCTCCATTCCGCGAGTGCTTTTTATCAATAG